A single genomic interval of Ruminococcus sp. NK3A76 harbors:
- a CDS encoding site-specific integrase — MANIRKRGNTYQIRVSCGYKLNGEQVVQTMSWKPPEGMTPKQAEKEVQKQAILFEEKCLRGQVTANVKFEEFAEQWFEEYARLNLRKSSFERMRQVTQRVYPAFGHLRLDRITGRQIQQFINELVLNGKNMQTGKPLSRKTAVHHLSFISDVFSYAVRMDIVSDNPCRKVYVPKGGKKEKEIYSIEEIEQLFTLLEDAPLKYRTFFTLAVYTGFRRGELMGLEWKDIDFESGVVSVRRTSNYTVKTGIYTDTTKTKSSQRSMKLPQLVLDILKEHKTEQDNERQKLGTKWFECDRLFVTADGHPMHNNTTYNWLRKFCKKNDFPFRDIHSLRHFYASALINEGIDVATVSSALGHSAISTTIPVPNSNTIPVAVHTDKSTKTVIYKSTAFRDQLGRRCYLLLMPISLIRFITILCYVSKHCLRILTSHLNCDILYM, encoded by the coding sequence ATGGCAAACATAAGAAAAAGAGGAAATACATATCAGATCAGGGTATCGTGCGGGTACAAGCTGAACGGTGAGCAAGTCGTGCAGACTATGAGTTGGAAACCGCCGGAAGGCATGACACCCAAGCAGGCAGAAAAGGAAGTACAGAAACAGGCAATCTTATTTGAGGAAAAGTGTCTTAGAGGGCAAGTCACAGCAAATGTTAAGTTTGAGGAATTTGCGGAACAATGGTTTGAGGAATATGCAAGGTTGAACTTGCGGAAGTCGTCATTTGAAAGAATGCGGCAAGTCACTCAACGAGTTTATCCTGCGTTCGGACATCTGCGACTCGACAGAATAACGGGTCGGCAGATACAGCAATTCATCAACGAACTTGTGCTCAACGGCAAAAATATGCAGACAGGCAAGCCGCTATCACGCAAGACCGCTGTGCATCATTTGAGCTTTATCTCGGACGTATTTAGCTATGCGGTAAGAATGGACATCGTGTCCGACAATCCTTGCAGGAAGGTCTATGTTCCGAAAGGCGGCAAGAAAGAAAAGGAGATCTATTCGATCGAGGAGATCGAACAGCTTTTTACACTTTTAGAGGACGCACCGCTAAAGTACCGCACGTTCTTCACGCTGGCGGTCTATACGGGCTTTCGCCGGGGCGAGTTAATGGGCTTGGAGTGGAAGGACATTGATTTTGAAAGCGGTGTTGTAAGCGTGCGGAGGACATCAAACTATACCGTAAAGACGGGCATTTATACCGACACAACCAAGACAAAAAGCTCACAGAGGTCTATGAAGCTGCCGCAGCTTGTGCTTGATATTCTGAAGGAGCACAAGACGGAGCAGGACAACGAAAGGCAAAAGCTCGGCACAAAGTGGTTTGAATGCGACAGGCTGTTCGTTACCGCTGACGGTCACCCGATGCACAACAATACGACCTACAACTGGCTGCGGAAGTTCTGCAAGAAAAATGATTTTCCGTTCCGGGATATTCACTCCCTGCGTCATTTTTATGCTTCTGCTCTCATCAACGAGGGCATAGATGTTGCGACGGTATCGAGTGCTTTAGGCCACTCTGCCATAAGTACAACTATCCCCGTTCCAAATAGTAACACTATACCAGTAGCAGTACATACCGATAAAAGTACTAAAACAGTCATATACAAAAGCACCGCTTTCAGAGATCAACTTGGAAGGCGGTGCTATTTGTTATTAATGCCGATATCCTTGATCCGGTTCATAACGATTTTGTGCTATGTTAGTAAACATTGTTTACGCATCTTGACAAGCCACCTGAATTGTGATATTCTATATATGTGA